In a genomic window of Lycium ferocissimum isolate CSIRO_LF1 chromosome 9, AGI_CSIRO_Lferr_CH_V1, whole genome shotgun sequence:
- the LOC132069441 gene encoding L-lactate dehydrogenase B-like has protein sequence MQKSTSSSSLGPGGLDLSQAFFKSISNTAPPSPTKRHTKISVIGVGNVGMAIAQTILTQDLADELALVDAKSDKLRGEMLDLQHAAAFLPRTKIHASMDYSVTSGSDLCIVTAGARQNPGESRLNLLQRNVALFKSIVPPLVKYSPETTLLIVSNPVDVLTYVAWKLSGFPANRVIGSGTNLDSSRFRFLIADHLDVNAQDVQAYIVGEHGDSSVALWSGMSVGGVPVLSFLERQQIALEKETLEKIHKEVMQCAYEVIGLKGYTSWAIGYSVANLARTILRDQRRIHPVSVLAKGFYGIDGGDVFLSLPAQLGRSGVLGVTNVHLTDEEIEQLRNSAKTILEVQSQLGI, from the exons ATGCAGAAGAgtacttcatcttcatcactgGGCCCTGGTGGTCTAGACTTAAGCCAAGCATTCTTCAAGTCAATTTCCAATACTGCCCCTCCTTCACCCACAAAACGCCACACCAAAATCTCCGTCATTGGCGTTGGAAATGTCGGTATGGCAATTGCACAAACAATCCTAACACAAGACCTCGCCGACGAGCTCGCGCTCGTCGACGCGAAATCCGACAAGCTCCGAGGAGAAATGCTGGATCTTCAGCACGCGGCAGCTTTTTTGCCGCGTACAAAGATCCACGCTTCGATGGATTACTCGGTTACTTCCGGGTCGGATCTTTGTATTGTCACTGCGGGTGCCCGACAGAACCCCG GTGAGAGCAGGTTGAATTTGTTGCAGAGGAATGTGGCTTTGTTTAAGAGTATTGTTCCACCACTTGTGAAGTACTCACCGGAGACTACACTTTTGATTGTTTCGAATCCGGTGGATGTGCTGACGTATGTTGCTTGGAAGTTGTCTGGGTTTCCAGCGAATCGGGTTATCGGGTCGGGTACGAATTTGGATTCTTCCAGGTTTCGTTTTTTGATTGCTGATCATCTTGATGTTAATGCCCAGGATGTTCAG GCATACATTGTTGGGGAGCACGGTGACAGCTCTGTGGCACTTTGGTCTGGCATGAGTGTAGGAGGAGTGCCAGTCCTTAGCTTCTTGGAGAGGCAACAAATTGCGTTAGAGAAAGAGACACTGGAAAAAATCCACAAGGAAGTTATGCAGTGTGCATATGAAGTGATTGGTCTAAAAGGTTACACATCATGGGCAATTGGCTACTCTGTAGCTAACTTGGCTCGAACGATACTTCGAGATCAACGAAGGATTCACCCTGTTTCAGTTCTTGCAAAGGGGTTTTATGGAATTGATGGCGGCGATGTATTCTTAAGCTTGCCTGCACAGCTTGGAAGAAGTGGAGTTTTGGGTGTGACGAATGTGCATCTTACTGATGAAGAAATTGAGCAACTTAGGAACTCTGCTAAGACTATTCTGGAAGTGCAGAGTCAGTTGGGAATTTGA